The Kosakonia sacchari SP1 genome includes a window with the following:
- a CDS encoding MFS transporter yields MPAHSLTQAEPRRWAMFVILLVGAFLPPLDFFIVNVALPAIQSDLGASFSAEQLVISSYAGVYAVTLITGGRLGDIYGRGKMFFLGLLGFATASLLCGVAWSPWVLITGRMLQGATAAIMAPQALASVQAIFPEAEKPLALGIYGAVFGLASVIGQVLGGILISADLFGLGWRAIFLVNLPVALLVILFGLPLLKETRAQSAQRLDPIGMLLATVTLSTLIVPLIEGHEAGWPWWTWLLLLAFPLLSALLWRYERRLGQTGGSPLLNPAVLRAPGLGQGLTIVLLFYSIAAFFLLFSVYLQGALQVNALSAGLLFLPFGVGFLIGPLLTPYLRRFVGNYLSAIGMGCETAGLAGLAWLVAHTLTGNAPAMLPLTVLLFVTGLGQGLAMPTLVRMVTGRVAPEFSGMIAGVTSSALQISTALSVAVIGGIFYRMLGNGKSSANITHAFIVALLAMAVCLATGAGLSIRLIRRSSGLSSAPASLSLK; encoded by the coding sequence ATGCCGGCACATAGCCTCACGCAAGCCGAGCCGCGTCGCTGGGCGATGTTTGTCATTTTACTGGTCGGCGCATTCTTGCCGCCGCTCGATTTTTTTATCGTCAATGTTGCGCTACCTGCTATTCAGAGCGATCTGGGTGCCTCTTTTTCCGCTGAACAGCTGGTCATTTCATCCTACGCGGGCGTGTATGCGGTAACACTTATTACCGGCGGTCGACTGGGCGATATTTATGGTCGCGGGAAGATGTTTTTTCTTGGGCTTCTCGGTTTTGCGACTGCATCGCTGTTGTGCGGTGTAGCCTGGTCCCCGTGGGTACTGATTACCGGGCGCATGTTACAAGGTGCCACAGCCGCCATTATGGCGCCCCAGGCGCTGGCATCCGTACAGGCCATTTTTCCGGAAGCGGAGAAGCCGTTAGCGCTGGGCATATATGGCGCCGTGTTTGGCCTCGCCTCCGTTATTGGCCAGGTGTTGGGCGGCATCCTGATTTCAGCGGATCTGTTTGGGCTGGGATGGCGGGCTATTTTTCTCGTTAACCTGCCGGTGGCGCTACTGGTCATTCTCTTTGGACTGCCGTTGCTGAAAGAGACGCGGGCACAATCTGCGCAGCGGCTGGACCCCATTGGCATGCTGCTGGCAACCGTCACACTCAGTACGCTGATTGTGCCGTTGATTGAAGGCCATGAGGCGGGATGGCCGTGGTGGACGTGGCTGTTATTGCTTGCTTTCCCGTTGCTAAGCGCGTTGTTATGGCGTTATGAACGTCGCCTTGGTCAGACTGGCGGTTCGCCGTTACTTAATCCTGCCGTGTTACGCGCGCCAGGGCTGGGCCAGGGATTGACGATCGTGTTGTTGTTTTATTCCATCGCGGCCTTCTTTCTTTTGTTTTCTGTCTACCTACAGGGCGCGTTGCAGGTAAACGCCCTGAGCGCAGGCCTGCTTTTTCTGCCGTTTGGCGTTGGCTTTCTGATTGGGCCGCTGCTGACGCCTTACTTGCGGCGGTTTGTCGGAAATTATCTGAGCGCCATCGGGATGGGATGCGAAACGGCGGGGTTAGCAGGTCTGGCATGGTTAGTTGCCCATACGCTGACGGGCAATGCGCCTGCCATGTTGCCGCTCACCGTACTGCTGTTTGTGACCGGTCTTGGCCAGGGGCTGGCGATGCCAACACTGGTGCGGATGGTAACCGGCCGCGTTGCGCCAGAGTTTTCAGGCATGATTGCCGGCGTCACCAGTTCGGCATTACAAATCAGCACGGCGCTGAGCGTCGCTGTCATCGGCGGCATTTTTTACAGGATGTTGGGTAACGGTAAAAGCAGTGCGAATATCACGCATGCCTTTATCGTCGCGCTGCTGGCGATGGCGGTATGTCTCGCCACGGGCGCTGGATTAAGTATCCGGCTTATCCGGCGCTCCAGCGGTCTGTCTTCAGCACCGGCTAGCCTTTCACTTAAGTAA
- a CDS encoding SDR family oxidoreductase, which yields MSTVLITGCSSGFGLAAAKLFLQQGWEVIATMRTPDPTCLPASDKLTILPLDITSVQSINHVVQAAGAIDVLVNNAGFGAPVPVELTPLATAQQLMNTNVLGTLSLTQAFLPLMREKKSGVIINVSSSVTTRAMPLIGLYRASKAALNAWSESLAIEARPFGIRVHVVLPGRSPETKFGENAREYFAGIDDPAYGQMVQEFIQSVGDSNSPVTHADDVANAILAVAQDTNAPFYTAAGEDAQMMLKEAQHRSPFSY from the coding sequence ATGTCTACTGTACTGATTACCGGTTGCTCTTCAGGTTTTGGCCTTGCCGCCGCAAAACTTTTTTTACAGCAGGGTTGGGAAGTGATTGCCACCATGAGAACGCCTGACCCGACCTGTTTGCCCGCAAGCGACAAACTGACGATCCTGCCGCTCGATATCACTTCGGTGCAGAGTATTAACCATGTAGTGCAAGCGGCGGGCGCGATTGATGTGCTGGTGAATAATGCGGGTTTTGGCGCACCTGTACCGGTCGAGCTTACGCCGCTTGCCACCGCGCAGCAGTTAATGAACACCAATGTGCTGGGAACGTTGTCATTAACTCAGGCGTTTCTGCCGCTAATGAGAGAGAAGAAATCAGGGGTAATCATTAACGTCTCTTCATCCGTGACGACCCGGGCGATGCCGCTGATTGGCCTTTATCGCGCCAGTAAAGCGGCGCTGAATGCATGGAGCGAGTCGCTCGCCATTGAAGCCAGGCCTTTTGGTATTCGTGTTCACGTGGTGTTACCGGGGCGCTCCCCGGAAACGAAGTTCGGCGAGAATGCGCGCGAGTATTTTGCAGGCATCGACGATCCCGCTTATGGGCAAATGGTGCAGGAGTTTATCCAGAGTGTGGGTGATAGCAACTCACCCGTGACGCATGCGGATGATGTTGCGAATGCCATTCTCGCGGTTGCTCAGGATACCAATGCTCCGTTCTACACCGCCGCAGGTGAAGATGCCCAAATGATGCTGAAAGAGGCGCAGCATCGCTCACCCTTCTCTTACTAA
- a CDS encoding AraC family transcriptional regulator: protein MSDPLTDIVALLNPRPSHSKLVEGRGQWRIVRESGGEAFYCAVLEGECLITVNGKGPTLLVAGDFILIPAAYDFENTNAGGAGSTDITTPTIISEGHVRIGATNGPADLIMSVGHCEFDTPDKQLIVSLLPNEILIKGQRRFATLLELLLDESRARRPGRDEVLMRLLQLLLVESLRSNDDLPKTAGILKGLQHEKIAVALHLIHEKPGVEWQIAQLARHAAMSRSAFFAAFSETVGMPPGQYLLFWRMSLAKKALVSSKEKIEQIAFHVGYQSASAFNVAFTHYVGVPPGVFRRQKIPQIPSPALSKEQAFP from the coding sequence ATGTCAGATCCATTGACCGATATTGTTGCCCTGCTCAACCCCAGGCCATCGCATTCAAAACTCGTTGAAGGGCGCGGGCAGTGGCGTATTGTTCGGGAATCTGGCGGAGAGGCCTTTTACTGCGCCGTGCTGGAAGGCGAATGCCTGATCACTGTTAACGGCAAAGGTCCAACGTTGCTGGTTGCCGGTGATTTTATTCTGATACCCGCAGCGTACGATTTCGAGAACACCAACGCGGGTGGAGCTGGCTCAACTGACATCACAACGCCTACGATTATCAGCGAAGGGCATGTGCGGATTGGCGCAACAAACGGGCCAGCCGATCTGATCATGTCTGTCGGCCACTGTGAATTCGATACGCCGGATAAGCAACTCATCGTCTCTTTGCTGCCAAATGAGATCCTGATTAAAGGGCAACGGCGTTTCGCCACCTTGCTTGAACTTCTGCTGGATGAAAGCCGGGCCAGGCGACCAGGGCGCGACGAGGTATTAATGCGGCTTTTACAGCTGCTGCTGGTCGAGTCGTTACGCAGTAATGATGATCTGCCGAAAACAGCTGGCATCCTGAAAGGGCTGCAACATGAAAAGATCGCCGTCGCGCTGCATCTGATCCATGAAAAACCGGGTGTTGAGTGGCAAATCGCCCAGCTTGCCCGCCACGCCGCCATGTCCCGCTCGGCTTTTTTTGCCGCTTTCAGTGAGACAGTCGGAATGCCGCCGGGGCAATATCTTCTCTTCTGGCGCATGTCGTTAGCGAAAAAAGCGCTGGTCAGCAGCAAAGAGAAAATCGAACAAATTGCCTTTCACGTCGGCTATCAGTCAGCGAGTGCCTTTAACGTGGCATTCACTCACTATGTGGGCGTTCCACCAGGCGTTTTCAGACGCCAGAAGATCCCGCAAATACCTTCCCCGGCGTTAAGCAAGGAGCAGGCTTTTCCTTAA
- a CDS encoding SDR family oxidoreductase — translation MTILITGATGRVGRNVVNQLLRRGADFRVLTRDPAKAGFAANVDVVKGDLLDIDALRAAFSGIKTLFLLNAVTSDEYTQTMITLNIARECGIQRVVYLSVFGADVAVNVPHFAVKYGAERMLKEMDFSATILRPTYFIDNEVMIKDVVMNHGVYPMPIGGIGLAMVDTRDIAEVAAIELIRRDQASGKLPVETINLVGPDTLTGESAAAVWSEVLGREIIYGGDNPGAFEASMAEFMPKWMAYEMRLMAERYVSHGMLPQDGDRERLVTLLGRPLHTYRDVVTALAAQ, via the coding sequence ATGACCATCCTGATCACCGGAGCCACCGGCCGCGTCGGCCGCAATGTTGTTAACCAACTTCTTCGCCGCGGCGCCGATTTCCGCGTGCTAACCCGTGACCCCGCAAAGGCCGGCTTTGCCGCAAATGTAGACGTTGTGAAAGGCGATTTGCTGGATATCGACGCCTTACGCGCCGCCTTCAGCGGTATCAAAACGCTGTTTTTACTTAATGCGGTCACGAGCGACGAATATACCCAGACGATGATTACCCTCAACATTGCCCGCGAGTGCGGCATTCAGCGCGTGGTTTATCTCTCTGTCTTTGGCGCCGATGTTGCCGTCAATGTGCCGCACTTCGCCGTGAAATATGGCGCCGAGCGCATGCTTAAAGAGATGGATTTTAGCGCCACGATCCTGCGACCAACCTACTTTATCGACAATGAGGTCATGATTAAGGATGTGGTCATGAATCACGGTGTTTATCCGATGCCGATCGGCGGGATTGGCCTGGCGATGGTAGACACACGCGATATCGCCGAGGTCGCGGCCATTGAATTGATACGACGCGATCAAGCGAGCGGAAAATTGCCTGTCGAGACGATTAATCTCGTTGGCCCCGATACGCTGACCGGCGAGAGCGCCGCCGCCGTATGGAGCGAGGTGCTGGGCCGCGAGATTATCTACGGCGGAGATAATCCGGGGGCATTTGAAGCAAGCATGGCGGAATTTATGCCGAAATGGATGGCCTACGAAATGCGTCTGATGGCTGAGCGCTACGTCAGCCACGGCATGCTCCCGCAGGATGGCGACAGAGAGCGTCTGGTCACACTTCTTGGCCGCCCGTTGCATACCTACCGCGACGTCGTGACGGCACTTGCCGCGCAATAA
- a CDS encoding LysR family transcriptional regulator, producing MDINALKDFHLIAASGGIGAASRASGKPKATLSRRLTDLEEALGVRLIERGGQRLHITEAGERLLSRTVGAIRDIDEAVKSTREASENPSGWLRIAAPLLFSQLALGQLLAEFRRHYPRIYVEVIAENRMSDLVDEHFDVAIRINPHKNSALVGRQFARDKQVLVAVPTLEMPPGDAQNAPEIPALVMSTYSDGELWTVQGGQRRFAPQPVMRLSSLLTVRDATLAGAGAAMLPQSIVSQQLEKGELVCWGEADTLTELWVLHTSRRLQSPKVKAFVAFICEQYPSGWFAV from the coding sequence ATGGATATTAATGCCCTCAAAGATTTCCACCTCATCGCGGCTTCGGGCGGGATCGGCGCGGCCAGTCGCGCCAGCGGAAAACCCAAAGCAACCCTTTCACGCAGGCTGACGGATCTTGAAGAGGCACTCGGTGTGCGTCTTATTGAGCGCGGCGGGCAGAGATTGCACATCACTGAGGCCGGTGAACGGCTTTTGTCACGCACCGTTGGCGCAATACGTGATATTGATGAAGCGGTCAAATCCACGCGGGAAGCGTCGGAAAATCCCTCCGGATGGCTGCGTATTGCGGCCCCGCTGCTCTTTTCGCAACTGGCTCTTGGGCAGCTTTTGGCTGAATTTCGCCGTCACTATCCGCGCATTTATGTGGAAGTAATTGCTGAAAACCGGATGAGTGACCTGGTGGATGAGCATTTTGATGTCGCGATCCGTATTAATCCGCACAAAAACAGCGCGCTGGTTGGCAGGCAGTTTGCCAGAGACAAACAGGTGCTGGTGGCGGTTCCCACGCTTGAGATGCCGCCAGGCGATGCACAAAACGCGCCTGAGATCCCGGCGCTCGTGATGTCAACTTATTCTGACGGCGAGCTCTGGACCGTTCAGGGCGGGCAGCGTCGTTTCGCGCCGCAACCGGTGATGCGCCTCTCTTCTCTTCTGACCGTGCGGGATGCCACCCTGGCGGGTGCCGGCGCGGCGATGCTTCCGCAATCTATTGTCAGCCAACAGCTGGAAAAAGGTGAGCTGGTGTGCTGGGGAGAAGCCGATACATTGACTGAACTCTGGGTGCTACACACATCCCGTCGCCTTCAGAGCCCCAAAGTTAAGGCTTTCGTGGCGTTCATCTGCGAGCAATATCCCTCCGGCTGGTTCGCTGTCTGA
- a CDS encoding GNAT family N-acetyltransferase, with protein sequence MLAELRVEAMRPSLEAINRFDPIRARERFLSTFTDKETFILCSQDEIVGFYVLRDFPTYLYLDHFYINNKFQGKGVGKEIVKRIQQKARLLGKAIRLIALKASPANDFYRALGFIFERAEGVDNHYMWAGVDAE encoded by the coding sequence ATGCTGGCTGAACTCCGCGTTGAGGCTATGCGCCCGAGTCTTGAGGCGATCAACAGATTCGATCCCATCAGAGCACGCGAACGCTTCCTTTCGACATTTACGGATAAAGAGACGTTCATCCTCTGCTCCCAGGATGAGATCGTGGGGTTTTACGTGCTGCGGGATTTCCCGACGTACCTCTATCTGGATCACTTCTATATCAACAATAAATTTCAGGGTAAGGGCGTGGGGAAAGAGATTGTAAAACGCATACAGCAAAAAGCCAGGCTCCTTGGGAAAGCTATCCGACTCATCGCGTTGAAAGCGAGCCCGGCGAATGATTTCTACCGCGCTTTAGGGTTCATTTTTGAGCGAGCTGAAGGCGTTGATAACCACTATATGTGGGCAGGTGTTGACGCTGAGTGA
- a CDS encoding dihydrofolate reductase family protein translates to MVTTHVFIAVSLDGFIAREDGDIEWLLQRDDPTEDHGYAAFIADKDWIVMGRGSYEKVLTFDEWPYDRPVLVLSRQLSDTPVPEKLKGKVQFSCRTPREVLADLAVQNAHRVYIDGGQVIQSFLREGLVADIVITTVPVLLGSGKPLFGALIGDRDLTLLSSRSFPSGLVQSHYRLTS, encoded by the coding sequence ATGGTCACCACACATGTTTTTATCGCGGTTAGTCTTGATGGTTTTATCGCCCGAGAGGATGGCGATATTGAGTGGCTGTTGCAGCGCGATGATCCGACAGAAGATCATGGTTATGCAGCATTCATCGCGGACAAAGATTGGATCGTGATGGGTCGAGGCAGCTATGAGAAGGTGCTGACCTTTGACGAATGGCCTTATGACCGACCCGTGTTGGTGCTCTCCCGACAGCTAAGCGATACTCCCGTGCCCGAGAAGCTGAAGGGCAAAGTGCAGTTCTCATGCCGCACGCCACGGGAGGTGCTGGCTGACCTGGCGGTGCAAAACGCGCATCGCGTCTATATTGATGGCGGGCAGGTAATACAGTCGTTCCTGCGCGAAGGTCTGGTCGCCGATATCGTGATCACTACCGTTCCTGTCCTGCTCGGTTCGGGAAAACCGTTGTTCGGAGCCCTGATCGGGGATAGAGATTTGACTCTGTTATCAAGCCGCAGCTTCCCTTCGGGTCTGGTGCAGTCGCACTATCGGCTGACGTCATAA
- a CDS encoding NADP-dependent oxidoreductase yields the protein MKAIRYHAFGGPDELRIDEIPVPHAGPGQIRIAVHCAGVNPSDWKRREGQYQAFEDVVFPLTVGVEASGVVDEIGDGVSGVAIGDAVFGFGDGTVAEKAILTHWAAKPATVSFEVAAGLPVIVDTASRALDEVNIETGQTLLVSGAAGGVGTAIVQLACLRGITVIGSASSPKHGYLASLGAIATTYGPGLQERTAHLAPMGVDAAIDVAGSGVIPELISIVGNPAHVLSVADFSAEHYGAKFSHGPPEKPELVLAKIARLCADGLFKLHIEDIYPLHQTADAHRVSAEGHVTGKLVIKIG from the coding sequence ATGAAGGCGATCCGTTATCACGCTTTCGGTGGGCCTGATGAATTACGCATTGATGAAATTCCTGTTCCTCATGCCGGACCAGGGCAGATTCGTATTGCGGTGCATTGTGCCGGGGTGAATCCATCGGACTGGAAACGCAGAGAGGGGCAGTATCAGGCATTCGAGGATGTGGTGTTTCCACTCACGGTGGGCGTGGAAGCCAGCGGCGTTGTTGATGAGATTGGCGATGGCGTTTCCGGCGTTGCCATCGGCGATGCGGTATTCGGTTTTGGTGATGGCACCGTCGCGGAGAAAGCCATCCTCACACACTGGGCAGCTAAACCCGCTACAGTATCTTTTGAGGTAGCAGCAGGCTTGCCCGTGATTGTTGATACGGCCAGTCGTGCTCTTGATGAAGTAAATATTGAAACGGGACAGACGCTGCTGGTTAGCGGGGCGGCAGGCGGTGTAGGAACGGCGATCGTCCAACTCGCCTGCCTGCGCGGCATTACCGTTATTGGTTCAGCAAGTTCCCCTAAACATGGCTATCTCGCCTCATTAGGCGCCATTGCGACGACTTACGGCCCCGGTTTACAGGAACGAACTGCTCATTTAGCGCCGATGGGCGTCGATGCTGCCATTGACGTTGCGGGTTCAGGGGTCATACCTGAATTAATTTCCATCGTGGGAAATCCCGCTCACGTACTTTCCGTCGCGGATTTTTCTGCAGAGCACTATGGCGCGAAATTTTCCCACGGCCCGCCTGAAAAACCGGAACTGGTCCTCGCAAAAATTGCCCGCCTCTGTGCCGATGGCCTGTTTAAACTTCATATCGAAGACATATATCCATTGCACCAGACCGCCGATGCACATCGGGTAAGCGCAGAAGGCCACGTGACCGGCAAACTTGTCATCAAAATTGGCTGA
- a CDS encoding MarR family winged helix-turn-helix transcriptional regulator, whose amino-acid sequence MQDHIDFVVSQWDSAMPELDVSSMKIFGRMLRVMKHLAKMRAQALEPFGFRDGEFDVLATLRRAGAPYCLSPTQLYRSLLVTSGAMTNRLNHLEEQGLIERLHDPDDKRSSLVSLTPQGQERIEQALIVHTATQNAILANLSEEQREQLESLLRQLLLTFPG is encoded by the coding sequence ATGCAAGACCATATCGATTTCGTTGTCAGCCAGTGGGACAGCGCAATGCCTGAGCTGGACGTCTCTTCAATGAAAATTTTTGGCCGAATGTTAAGGGTGATGAAACATCTGGCTAAGATGCGTGCCCAGGCGCTGGAGCCGTTCGGTTTTCGCGATGGTGAATTTGACGTCCTTGCCACGTTGCGTCGCGCCGGTGCGCCTTATTGTCTTTCTCCAACGCAGCTATATCGATCGCTGCTGGTCACGTCCGGAGCGATGACAAATCGTCTTAATCATCTGGAAGAGCAAGGGCTCATTGAGCGCCTTCATGATCCGGATGACAAACGCAGCTCACTGGTTAGCCTGACACCTCAGGGGCAAGAGCGTATCGAACAAGCGCTGATCGTCCACACGGCAACGCAAAACGCGATACTCGCCAACTTATCCGAAGAGCAACGGGAGCAGCTTGAATCGCTCTTAAGGCAGTTGTTGCTGACATTTCCAGGCTGA
- a CDS encoding MFS transporter: MFASIAFLIGLNLRPILASIGPLFPVLQREAGLSATEFSLLTTLPVAMMGLVALSGPWLLARTGAVRGITVGLSILLFACLFRGFSTSLTGLMSTALAGGASIGMIQALMPALIKKEYAQSASTFMSLFSTGIMAGAALAAATAEPLFTRLDLKPTLAIAGLLTLLALIFWLSWARHRPAEKTVFAEVTLSSSRTGLLLLFFGIGTGAYTLVLAWLPPLYIQAGWSARSSGYMLAWLTLTEVVAGFAVSALISRFPDRRVPLVTVLLVLLAGLMCLVLAPGTTPVVSTLLLGTGIGALFPLSLIVTFDHARTPAEAGKLLSRVQGGGYLIAALMPLIAGIVRDSGASLTTAWLIMGAGVILLIVIAMRFKTVTTR; encoded by the coding sequence ATGTTCGCATCTATCGCTTTTTTGATCGGGTTGAATCTTCGCCCCATTCTGGCTTCCATCGGGCCGTTATTTCCGGTTTTACAGCGTGAAGCGGGATTATCAGCCACAGAATTCAGCCTGCTAACCACCCTGCCGGTCGCAATGATGGGGCTGGTTGCGCTAAGTGGACCATGGCTTTTAGCCAGAACCGGTGCCGTCCGGGGAATTACAGTAGGACTTTCGATCTTGCTCTTTGCCTGTTTATTTCGCGGTTTTAGCACGTCACTCACCGGGCTTATGAGCACGGCGTTAGCGGGTGGAGCAAGTATTGGCATGATCCAGGCGTTAATGCCAGCCCTGATAAAAAAGGAGTATGCGCAATCGGCCAGCACGTTTATGTCTCTGTTCAGCACCGGTATTATGGCCGGCGCGGCGCTGGCTGCCGCCACTGCCGAGCCGCTGTTCACCCGGCTTGATCTCAAGCCTACGCTGGCCATAGCCGGTTTGTTAACCCTTCTTGCCCTGATATTTTGGCTGTCATGGGCCAGGCACCGCCCGGCAGAAAAAACGGTCTTCGCAGAGGTGACATTATCTTCCTCCCGGACAGGGTTGTTACTGCTGTTTTTTGGCATCGGTACAGGCGCCTATACGCTGGTACTGGCGTGGCTACCTCCTCTCTATATCCAGGCGGGCTGGAGCGCACGCAGCAGCGGATATATGCTGGCCTGGCTTACGTTAACGGAAGTTGTGGCGGGCTTTGCCGTTTCAGCCCTGATCTCCCGATTCCCTGACCGCCGTGTTCCGCTGGTCACCGTGCTGCTGGTGTTGCTGGCAGGATTGATGTGTCTTGTCCTTGCTCCGGGAACCACGCCAGTTGTGTCGACATTGCTACTTGGCACCGGCATCGGCGCACTGTTCCCGCTATCGCTCATCGTGACATTTGATCATGCGCGAACGCCGGCTGAAGCAGGGAAACTCCTGTCTCGGGTGCAGGGTGGCGGCTACCTGATTGCGGCGCTGATGCCATTAATCGCCGGGATCGTGCGTGACAGCGGTGCGTCACTGACTACCGCGTGGCTCATCATGGGCGCCGGTGTCATTCTGTTAATAGTGATAGCAATGCGCTTTAAAACCGTAACGACCAGGTAA
- a CDS encoding aromatic alcohol reductase, producing the protein MKFENKPEDTVLILGAGELGLPVLRAMSSKVQEHSPVKISVLLRSNAAHATSGPLRTRLDELMKLGIAVVEGDLQQNSVDELSALFSAFSAIINCSGFVGGPGTQIKITQAVLKAGVPRYFPWQFGVDYDVVGNGSGQPVWDEQLEVRHLLRAQSTTEWVIVSTGIFTSYLFEPGFGVVDAQHKVVCAPGDWNYAVTLTTPEDIGRLTADIFFHQPAFRNEIVYIAGDTLTYGEIADLLQAHWGTSVKRTLLDRKKLQEDVAHNPDDVGAAYRLAFARPDGVAWKKEETFNYRQGTQTTTARQWLASQHKI; encoded by the coding sequence ATGAAATTTGAAAACAAACCTGAAGATACTGTTCTCATTCTCGGCGCAGGAGAGCTGGGATTGCCGGTATTGCGTGCGATGAGCAGTAAAGTTCAGGAACATTCACCGGTGAAAATCAGTGTGTTGCTCAGAAGCAACGCCGCGCATGCCACATCCGGCCCGCTAAGGACACGGCTGGATGAACTCATGAAGCTGGGTATTGCTGTGGTTGAAGGCGATCTCCAGCAAAACAGTGTTGATGAACTGAGTGCGTTGTTTAGCGCCTTCAGTGCCATTATCAATTGCAGTGGTTTTGTTGGCGGGCCGGGAACGCAGATAAAGATTACGCAGGCGGTATTAAAGGCGGGAGTACCTCGCTATTTCCCGTGGCAGTTCGGTGTTGATTACGACGTTGTCGGTAACGGCAGCGGGCAGCCGGTCTGGGATGAACAACTCGAGGTTCGCCACCTTCTGCGCGCGCAGAGCACAACTGAGTGGGTTATTGTTTCAACGGGAATTTTTACCAGCTACTTGTTTGAACCTGGCTTTGGTGTGGTTGACGCACAACATAAAGTTGTCTGTGCTCCAGGAGACTGGAATTATGCGGTGACACTGACGACGCCTGAAGATATCGGCCGGCTGACTGCTGATATTTTCTTTCATCAGCCCGCTTTTCGTAATGAGATTGTCTATATCGCAGGGGACACGCTGACGTACGGTGAGATTGCCGATTTACTGCAGGCTCATTGGGGAACGTCGGTAAAAAGAACATTACTGGACAGGAAGAAGCTACAGGAAGATGTAGCGCATAATCCGGATGATGTCGGCGCAGCCTACCGGCTTGCTTTCGCCCGGCCTGACGGGGTGGCGTGGAAAAAGGAAGAGACGTTCAATTATCGTCAGGGAACGCAAACCACCACCGCGCGGCAATGGCTTGCCAGCCAGCATAAAATTTAA
- a CDS encoding winged helix-turn-helix transcriptional regulator has protein sequence MDYEREALLQFSKEFCAQLSNDNEGLKREILAHAGNRWSLGVLHLLGTSGELRHGELRRDLTGVTQRMLTRTLRHLERDGLISRRDFQEKPPRVVYAITDAGKEMLVRMMPLWSWIISSAEYFRGARSAYDTAQELSPSTKWLED, from the coding sequence ATGGATTACGAGCGGGAAGCGCTGCTGCAATTTTCGAAAGAATTTTGTGCGCAATTAAGCAACGATAATGAGGGACTGAAACGTGAGATCCTCGCGCACGCAGGAAATCGCTGGTCGCTGGGTGTGCTGCATTTACTGGGCACCAGCGGAGAGCTTCGCCACGGAGAATTACGCCGCGACCTTACTGGTGTAACGCAAAGAATGTTGACGCGAACGCTGCGTCATCTTGAGCGTGACGGGCTCATCTCCCGCCGTGATTTTCAGGAGAAACCACCGCGGGTCGTTTATGCCATTACCGATGCGGGAAAAGAGATGCTGGTGAGAATGATGCCGTTATGGTCGTGGATTATTTCATCTGCAGAGTATTTCAGGGGCGCCAGGTCCGCGTACGATACGGCTCAGGAATTATCGCCCTCAACCAAATGGCTGGAAGATTAA